CCAGCTCGCCTTCGTGGTTGCTTTGGCGGATGGTCAGCGACACTCCGGCCTCTTCCGCCGCCGCTTGGAGTCGGGCGCAGAGGCTGGCGTAGTCGGTGTGGCCGTAGAGGGCCGGTTCGCGTAAGCCAAGCAGGTTGAGGTTAGGGCCGTTTAAGACGAGTATTTTCAAAATAATCCTCCTTGATGGCGGTCAGGGCGGCAGGCAGGTCAGTGCAGGAGAGGGTGCAGTCGGCAAATTGCCGGTAGAGGGGGGCGCGTTCAGCCCACAAGGCGGCCAGGGCGGCACCGCCCTTTGACAGGGGGCGGCCTGCCCAGGCCAGGTCCTCCAAGGGCCGGGTTAAGTGATAGATTCGGCCGTTCTGACGCAAGAGCCCTTCGTTTTCAGGGCGGGTAACAATGCCCCCACCACAGGCAATGATCAGGCCGCTTTCCTTGCCGTAGCGCTCGGCCAGGGCCGTTTCAAGGCGGCGAAAGGCCTCTTCGCCCTGGGTGGTGATAAAATCACCGGTGGGTCCGTATTCAGCGGCAAAGACATCGTCCAAGTCGACCCAGGGACGGTCTAAGCTGTCTGCCAGCTGCTGGGCCAGGGTGCTTTTGCCAACGCCGGGCATGCCGATTAAAACGATGTTTTCCCGGGCGCTGCGCAGGCGGTTGCAAATCTCCTCAATACGGGCCAGGGCCGGCGGCTGACCGGTAAAATAGCCGTGAGCGTAAACCGCTTGAGCCACCAGCATGGGCAGGCCGCCGGAGGCCGGAATGCCCGCGGCCTGGGCCTCCAAAACCAGTGCCGACCGGAGGGGGTTGTAAATAACATCCACAAGGCCTTCCAAGGCAGGAAA
This portion of the Peptococcus niger genome encodes:
- a CDS encoding shikimate kinase — its product is MLSGLLGERLGHSYSPAIHAMLGNSHYQLFEVPPADLGAFLARPDLDALNVTIPYKEAVRPYLYAESDAAKAIGCVNSLVRDKLGRWIGHNTDFDGFAYLLDTLSGDVRGKKCLILGGGATSKTVHAVLAARQAGEILHIVRHDGISYDDLPRHQDAEWIINTTPVGMYPKTPAALLHPADFPALEGLVDVIYNPLRSALVLEAQAAGIPASGGLPMLVAQAVYAHGYFTGQPPALARIEEICNRLRSARENIVLIGMPGVGKSTLAQQLADSLDRPWVDLDDVFAAEYGPTGDFITTQGEEAFRRLETALAERYGKESGLIIACGGGIVTRPENEGLLRQNGRIYHLTRPLEDLAWAGRPLSKGGAALAALWAERAPLYRQFADCTLSCTDLPAALTAIKEDYFENTRLKRP